AGCACTTGTAAACATTGCTTATTTAATTTCAGCTTTGCTATTTATCTTTGCCTTCAAGGGTTTATCACATCCCAGAACTGCGATTAGAGGCAATCTTCTTGGAGCACTTGGAATGTTGATAGCAATTGTTGTAACCTTGATGGATAAATCAATTATAAGTTATGAACTTATCATTCTCGGTTTCGTAATCGGTGGTGTTATTGGAGTGGTTTTTGCGCTTAAAGTTCGTATGACAGCTATGCCTCAGATGGTTGCTTTATTTAATGGTTTTGGTGGCGGTGCCTCAGCGTTGGTTGCTGCACTTGCATTTATAGAAGCAATGGCGCTAAACAAAATTATGGGAGTACAGGAAACTGTAGCAACTGTAGCCTCTGGAATAATTGGGGCGGTGACATTTTGGGGAAGCTTGGTCGCATTCGCAAAACTTGAAGGTCTAATAGAGGAAAGACCGATCAGATATAAAGGTGAGCAAATTGTCAAAATTTTATTTGCGCTTGCTTCAATTATACTTGGTGTTTATTTTGGGATTAAAAAAGATATAAGTTATTACTGGTTTTTGACAGCAACGGCGTCTGTTCTTGGTGTGCTTCTTACCATCCCGATTGGCGGTGCAGATATGCCTGTTGTCATTTCTCTTCTGAACTCATACTCGGGACTTGCAGCGTGTGCAACTGGTTTCGTTTTAAATAATAATGTTTTGATCATCTCCGGTTCGCTTGTTGGTGCATCTGGAATTATACTTACGAATATCATGTGCAAAGCGATGAACAGGTCTTTCACTAATGTTTTGTTTGGTGGGTTTGGAGAAATAGTTGCAGAAGCAGATGAAGATAAAGTTTATGGTGGTAAGGTGAAATCAGCATCACCTGAGGAAGTTGCAAT
Above is a window of Candidatus Kryptobacter tengchongensis DNA encoding:
- a CDS encoding NAD(P) transhydrogenase subunit beta — encoded protein: MPQALVNIAYLISALLFIFAFKGLSHPRTAIRGNLLGALGMLIAIVVTLMDKSIISYELIILGFVIGGVIGVVFALKVRMTAMPQMVALFNGFGGGASALVAALAFIEAMALNKIMGVQETVATVASGIIGAVTFWGSLVAFAKLEGLIEERPIRYKGEQIVKILFALASIILGVYFGIKKDISYYWFLTATASVLGVLLTIPIGGADMPVVISLLNSYSGLAACATGFVLNNNVLIISGSLVGASGIILTNIMCKAMNRSFTNVLFGGFGEIVAEADEDKVYGGKVKSASPEEVAMLLENARRVVIVPGYGMAVSQAQFAIRDLMKILESKGIEVEFAIHPVAGRMPGHMNVLLAEANIPYEKLKEMDEINPTFEQTDVSIVIGANDVVNPLARTDSNSPIAGMPILDVDKSKTVVVIKRSLAPGFAGIPNPLFAADNTLMLFGDAKKMVQELINALKES